Proteins encoded within one genomic window of Brassica rapa cultivar Chiifu-401-42 chromosome A09, CAAS_Brap_v3.01, whole genome shotgun sequence:
- the LOC103842499 gene encoding phenylalanine--tRNA ligase alpha subunit, cytoplasmic — MAEAAILGFLQNNESIPDSGKFAAELNLDHEEVKNVIKSLQGFRYIEAKELKRETLVLTDEGKKYAAEGSPEFHFFSAVPEEGSISKDDLEKKLDASVFKIGSTQAAKKKWVAMGKQVSRKVQHVEDKVKESLLLIQQGLELDQESLNSLKTRKLIVTQGWTGYSDVKKGPSYAPKRKIFATDLTRENLQNWKEMEFKEYNFNAKGQPLDAGHLHPLLKVRKQFKDIFCQMGFEEMPTNNFVESSFWNFDALFQPQQHPARDSHDTFFLKAPSTTRELPEDYVERVKQVHESGGYGSRGYNYDWKREEANKNLLRTHTTAVSSRMLYALAKGPFTPKKYFSIDRVFRNEAVDRTHLAEFHQIEGLICDRGLTLGDLIGVLQAFFSRLGMPKLRFKPAYNPYTEPSMEIFSYHEGLEKWVEIGNSGMFRPEMLQPMGLPEDVRVIAWGLSLERPTMILYGIDNIRDLFGHKVDLDLIKRNPICRVGIE; from the exons ATGGCGGAGGCGGCGATTCTAGGGTTCCTGCAGAACAACGAATCAATCCCAGATTCCGGTAAATTCGCCGCGGAGCTCAACCTCGACCACGAAGAGGTCAAAAACGTCATCAAGAGCTTACAAGGTTTTCGCTACATCGAAGCTAAG GAGCTGAAACGGGAAACGTTGGTTTTGACTGATGAAGGGAAGAAGTACGCGGCGGAGGGGTCGCCGGAGTTTCACTTTTTCTCGGCTGTTCCTGAGGAAGGTAGCATATCCAAGGATGATCTCGAG AAAAAGCTGGATGCTTCTGTATTCAAAATTGGAAGCACGCAAGCTGCTAAAAAGAAGTGGGTTGCAATGGGAAAACAAGTTTCCAGGAAG GTTCAACATGTTGAAGATAAAGTGAAGGAGTCTCTTTTACTAATACAGCAAGGACTG GAGCTTGACCAAGAAAGCCTCAACTCTCTCAAAACCAGGAAACTCATAGTAACACA GGGATGGACGGGATATTCTGATGTGAAGAAAGGTCCCAGTTATGCTCCCAAAAGGAAGATTTTCGCTACTGACTTGACTCGTGAAAATCTGCAGAA CTGGAAAGAGATGGAATTCAAGGAGTATAACTTCAATGCTAAGGGACAACCTCTTGATGCAGGGCATCTCCATCCCCTTCTTAAG GTGCGGAAGCAGTTCAAAGACATATTTTGTCAGATGGG ATTTGAAGAGATGCCAACAAACAACTTTGTGGAGAGCAG CTTCTGGAATTTCGATGCACTGTTCCAGCCTCAGCAGCATCCTGCTCGCGACTCCCATGATACGTTCTTTCTGAAAG CTCCTTCTACGACAAGGGAATTACCAGAAGATTATGTTGAAAGGGTGAAGCAAGTCCACGAGTCTGGTGGCTATGGATCACGAGG GTATAACTATGATTGGAAGAGAGAGGAAGCAAACAAGAATCTTCTGCGTACACACACAACTGCAGTCTCGTCTAGGATGCTTTATGCACTGGCAAAG GGACCTTTCACTCCGAAGAAGTACTTTTCAATAGACCGTGTCTTCAGAAACGAGGCTGTTGACCGAACCCATCTGGCAGAGTTCCATCAGATTGAAG GTTTGATCTGTGACCGTGGTCTGACATTGGGTGATCTCATTGGTGTATTACAAGCGTTCTTCTCTCGATTAG GGATGCCCAAGCTGCGTTTCAAGCCGGCATACAACCCATACACTGAACCAAGCATGGAGATTTTCAG CTACCATGAAGGACTAGAGAAATGGGTAGAGATTGGAAACTCTGGCATGTTCAGACCCGAAATGCTACAGCCAATGGGTCTCCCAGAGGATGTTCGAGTCATTGCGTGGGGTCTTTCTCTTGAAAG GCCAACAATGATCTTGTACGGCATTGACAACATCCGTGATCTGTTTGGACACAAG GTGGATCTTGATCTCATCAAACGGAATCCCATCTGTCGCGTTGGAATCGAGTGA
- the LOC103842501 gene encoding kelch repeat-containing protein At1g19470, translated as MAVISDIPDGDNGGAPNKKPQEQPEEVTSLESLPDVLIEHIIARVPRSNHPEISLTSKLFRRIIASRGLRLTRSLLAISEHVLYALIAFPPHPLSWHILYRSNTASLRLRRVTTLPPMPYGPAVVTVGHDIYVIGGYGGTRYLSSVTVVDCRTHTCRSLPSMRVPRYRAAAGVIDGKIYVMGGCENRISKDWVEAFDLERQIWLGTGGEVSDESGGFVTYDVVKDKIYALGLRQSLHVCEPKEGGVIIIWEGDASELRGLWQGSSCVVDDLLYTIDPMCWRGHPIIVFDPEEGVEGVWKPVKGVYGLPPCFPWFAYESKMANVGGKLVILIGNQSWLWNYYGYKYIWCVEIALERRQGGEIWGRVESVDVVFKTAESSPIIELCRTVIV; from the coding sequence ATGGCTGTGATCTCTGACATTCCCGACGGCGATAACGGCGGAGCTCCAAACAAGAAACCGCAAGAACAACCCGAAGAAGTGACTTCTTTGGAATCATTACCCGACGTTCTCATCGAGCACATCATCGCAAGAGTCCCGAGAAGTAACCACCCGGAGATATCACTCACCTCCAAACTCTTCCGTCGCATCATCGCTTCGCGGGGCCTCCGCCTCACGCGATCCCTCCTCGCCATCTCCGAACACGTTCTTTACGCCTTGATCGCGTTCCCTCCTCATCCCTTGAGCTGGCACATTCTCTATCGAAGCAACACCGCTTCTTTACGCTTGCGCAGAGTCACTACACTCCCTCCCATGCCTTATGGCCCCGCCGTCGTCACCGTCGGACATGACATATACGTCATCGGTGGATACGGCGGCACCAGATACTTATCGAGCGTGACTGTCGTCGACTGCAGAACTCACACGTGTCGGTCTCTCCCGAGCATGAGAGTCCCTCGATACCGCGCAGCCGCGGGGGTCATTGACGGGAAGATCTACGTAATGGGAGGTTGCGAGAATCGAATATCTAAAGATTGGGTTGAGGCGTTCGATCTCGAGAGACAGATATGGCTTGGAACGGGAGGGGAAGTATCTGATGAGAGTGGAGGGTTCGTGACGTATGATGTCGTGAAAGACAAGATCTATGCATTGGGTCTTCGTCAATCTTTACACGTTTGCGAGCCTAAAGAAGGTGGAGTAATAATAATATGGGAGGGTGATGCAAGTGAGTTAAGGGGTTTGTGGCAAGGGTCTTCTTGTGTGGTTGATGATTTGTTGTATACCATTGATCCTATGTGTTGGCGTGGGCATCCAATAATCGTTTTTGATCCAGAGGAGGGTGTAGAGGGTGTTTGGAAGCCTGTGAAAGGTGTATATGGTTTGCCTCCTTGTTTCCCTTGGTTTGCTTACGAGTCTAAAATGGCGAATGTTGGTGGGAAGTTGGTGATCTTGATCGGTAATCAGAGCTGGTTGTGGAATTATTAcgggtataaatatatatggtgCGTGGAGATTGCTTTGGAGAGGCGTCAAGGAGGTGAGATTTGGGGGAGAGTTGAATCAGTAGATGTTGTGTTTAAGACCGCCGAGTCCTCGCCTATCATTGAGCTTTGTCGGACTGTTATCGTCTGA
- the LOC103842500 gene encoding transcription termination factor MTERF2, chloroplastic: protein MLLHCNASCCTSTFSLVSSSLRRQDHSEDSQNTVIRRRHNARSLSLFTRHNQNLKQNKNLNESPESFVPPRHDDDDRSKLLELSLVTRRTPQFPGSIYAQSASDPDIASSLPSLRNFLDEGESEREMIAKALEIRRRVTKEIIKESLVRKGRFGITYATNVTDRLGEFVDHVMIEAAALKRLPEFSETRFNLRARTVIEDSNFVPLVRWLKYHEFSYNRIGKIICMSKGNLDSIRIMIEWLKTIHVKGEFIGVAFLRSGDNILQRSREELDEIVEYLESNGVRRYWMGYVVGRCPELLSFSVEEVKTRVDFFLQMGMNQKDFGTMVFDYPKILGFFSFEEMEKKISYLKEFGLSTEDVGRLLAFKPHLMGCSIEERWKPLVKYFYYLGISKEGMKRILVVKPILYCIDLEKTIAPKVRFFQDMGIPNEAIGNMLVKFPSLLTNSLYKKIRPVVIFLLTRAGVSQKDIGKVIAMDPALLGCSIGAKLEPNMRYYVSLGIRIHQLGEMIADFPMLLRYNVDILRPKYSYLRRTMIRPLQDLIEFPRFFSYSLERRIIPRHTTMVENRVNFKLRFMLACTDEEFKRRVRDKVERRERFEAGLDSEDSQLLDDTISDEEEASSDSPEVDEE from the exons ATGCTTCTCCACTGCAACGCAAGCTGCTGCACCTCAACCTTCTCCCTCGTCTCCTCCTCTCTCCGCCGTCAAGACCACTCCGAAGACTCGCAAAACACAGTAATCCGCCGCCGGCACAATGCTAGATCACTCTCTCTCTTCACCCGCCACAACCAAAACCTGAAGCAGAACAAAAACCTTAACGAATCCCCAGAATCCTTCGTTCCACCGCGTCATGACGATGATGACCGATCGAAGCTGCTCGAGCTCTCTCTCGTGACAAGAAGAACTCCGCAGTTCCCTGGCTCAATCTACGCCCAATCAGCTTCTGATCCCGACATCGCCTCCTCTCTTCCTTCCCTCCGTAACTTTCTCGACGAGGGAGAGAGCGAGAGGGAGATGATAGCCAAGGCGCTGGAGATAAGGAGGAGAGTGACGAAGGAGATTATCAAAGAGTCTTTGGTGAGGAAAGGGAGGTTCGGGATCACGTACGCTACTAATGTGACTGATCGTTTGGGTGAGTTCGTTGATCATGTGATGATCGAAGCTGCGGCGTTGAAGCGGCTGCCGGAGTTTTCTGAGACGAGGTTCAACCTCCGCGCCAGGACGGTGATAGAGGATTCTAACTTCGTGCCTCTTGTAAG GTGGTTGAAGTACCATGAGTTTTCATACAATAGAATTGGGAAGATCATATGCATGTCGAAAGGAAATCTAGACTCCATAAGAATCATGATCGAGTGGCTTAAAACCATTCATGTGAAAGGCGAATTCATCGGCGTTGCCTTCTTGAGATCCGGGGACAACATCTTGCAACGTAGCCGTGAAGAGCTAGACGAGATTGTTGAGTATCTAGAGAGCAATGGTGTGAGGAGGTATTGGATGGGATATGTGGTTGGCCGATGTCCCGAGTTGCTTTCTTTCAGCGTGGAAGAAGTCAAAACCCGTGTTGATTTCTTCTTGCAAATGGGTATGAATCAGAAGGACTTTGGCACTATGGTGTTTGATTATCCAAAGATACTTGGGTTCTTTTCGTTCGAGGAGATGGAGAAAAAG ATAAGTTACCTGAAAGAGTTTGGGCTTAGCACAGAAGATGTTGGGAGACTTTTAGCCTTCAAGCCACACCTCATGGGGTGCAGTATCGAAGAAAGATGGAAGCCTCTGGTCAAATATTTCTACTACCTAGGAATCTCCAAAGAAGGAATGAAAAGAATCCTTGTCGTGAAACCAATTCTTTACTGCATTGATTTGGAGAAGACAATTGCACCAAAG GTTAGATTTTTCCAGGACATGGGTATTCCTAACGAGGCAATTGGAAACATgttagtgaagtttccttcttTACTAACCAATAGCCTCTACAAGAAAATCAGACCAGTG GTGATTTTTCTGTTGACCAGAGCTGGAGTGAGCCAGAAGGATATTGGTAAAGTTATAGCAATGGATCCAGCTCTACTTGGATGCAGCATAGGGGCGAAGCTAGAACCGAACATGAGATACTATGTATCGTTAGGGATCAGAATCCATCAACTAGGTGAAATGATTGCTGACTTCCCTATGCTGCTCAGATATAACGTTGATATACTACGTCCTAAATACAGCTACTTGCGAAGAACAATGATCCGTCCGCTTCAAGATCTCATTGAGTTTCCCAG ATTCTTTAGCTACTCACTGGAGCGTCGGATAATCCCAAGGCACACCACTATGGTTGAGAACAGAGTTAACTTCAAGCTCAGGTTCATGTTGGCATGTACTGATGAAGAATTTAAGAGGAGAGTGAGAGACAAAGTGGAGAGAAGAGAAAGATTCGAAGCTGGTCTCGACTCTGAGGACTCTCAGCTGCTGGATGATACTATCTCCGATGAGGAGGAAGCCTCCTCAGACTCTCCGGAGGTAGATGAAGAATGA